In the genome of Myxococcota bacterium, the window CGGCCTCGCGCGCCTCCTCGACCGCCGAGGTGATTGCGCCCTCGGTGCCGCCCCAGCCGACCACGAGCAGATCGCCGCGATCGCCGCCGTGGATCTCCACCGGCGCCAGGTCCTGGGCGATGCGCGCGACCTTCTCGGCGCGCAGCTCGAGCATGCGCTCATTGTTGGCCGGGTCGTAGGAGACGTTGCCGGTCTCTTCCTGCTTCGAGAGGCCGCCGATGCGGTGTTCGAGGCCGGGCGTACCCGGGATCGCCCACGGCCGCGCGAGGGTCTCGGGGTCGCGCTCGTAGGGCTGAAAGCCTTCCGCCTCGGTGCGGTAGGTGACCGGCGCGCGCCGCAGGCTGTCGACGTCGGGCACCAGCCAGGGCTCGGCACCGTTGGCGAGGTAGCCGTCCGAGAGCACGATGACCGGGGTCATGTACCGCACGGCCAACCGGAACGCCTCGAGCATCGTGTAGAAGCAGTCGCCCGGCGACGAGGCCGCGAGCACCGGAACCGGGCTCTCGCTGTTGCGTCCGTGGAGCGCGAGCAGCAGGTCGGCCTGCTCGATCTTCGTGGGCATGCCCGTCGACGGGCCCGAGCGCTGGATGTCGACGACCACCAGGGGCAGCTCGGTCATGACCGCGAGCCCGAGCGCTTCCTGCTTGAGCACCATGCCCGGGCCGCTGGTCGTCGTGACGGCGAGGTCCCCGGCGAAGGCCGCGCCGATCGAGGCGCTGATCGCCGCGATCTCGTCCTCGGCCTGGAAGGTCTTGACGCCGAAGTGGCGGTAGCGCGCCACTTCGTGAAGCACGTCACTCGCCGGCGTGATCGGGTAGGCGCCCAGGAACACGGGGCGTTCCATCTGGACCGCCGCGCCCACGATGCCCCAGGCGAGGGCCTG includes:
- a CDS encoding 2-oxoacid:acceptor oxidoreductase subunit alpha yields the protein LVEIPITSLNREAVQGLGLGSKDGDRSKNFFALGLMFWLYNRPMEPTLRWLESRFSGAVLEANQKVLKAGHAFGETTELFSRSFVLPKAKIQPGTYRNITGNQALAWGIVGAAVQMERPVFLGAYPITPASDVLHEVARYRHFGVKTFQAEDEIAAISASIGAAFAGDLAVTTTSGPGMVLKQEALGLAVMTELPLVVVDIQRSGPSTGMPTKIEQADLLLALHGRNSESPVPVLAASSPGDCFYTMLEAFRLAVRYMTPVIVLSDGYLANGAEPWLVPDVDSLRRAPVTYRTEAEGFQPYERDPETLARPWAIPGTPGLEHRIGGLSKQEETGNVSYDPANNERMLELRAEKVARIAQDLAPVEIHGGDRGDLLVVGWGGTEGAITSAVEEAREAGQAVSSIHLRHLNPFPSNLEEVLRRFEKVLVAELNGGQLHMLLRSRFLIPAESLIKQQGQPFQVQEIRARIDTLLA